A genome region from Clostridium sp. JN-9 includes the following:
- a CDS encoding PTS mannose/fructose/sorbose transporter subunit IIC has protein sequence MSLNIIQIILVVIIAFLAGMEGILDEFQFHQPLVACTLIGLVTGNLVPCLILGGSLQMIALGWANIGAAVAPDAALASVASAIILVLGGQGKAGVSSAIAIAIPLAVAGLLLTIICRTIATVFIHFMDADAKEGNIGKVEMWHVIAICMQGVRIAIPAALILAVGAGPIRALLEAMPVWLTDGLAIGGGMVVAVGYAMVINMMATKEVWPFFAIGFVLATVSQITLIGLGVIGTALALLYLSLSKKGGSGTGGGSNTGDPLGDIIDNY, from the coding sequence GTGAGTTTGAATATAATTCAAATCATATTAGTGGTTATCATAGCATTTCTAGCTGGTATGGAAGGTATCCTGGATGAATTCCAATTCCACCAGCCGCTAGTTGCTTGTACGTTAATCGGATTGGTAACAGGTAACTTAGTACCATGTCTAATCTTAGGTGGTAGTCTTCAAATGATTGCCCTAGGCTGGGCAAATATAGGTGCTGCTGTAGCACCTGATGCAGCATTAGCATCTGTTGCATCTGCAATTATTTTAGTTCTTGGCGGACAAGGCAAAGCAGGAGTTTCTTCAGCTATAGCTATTGCTATTCCTTTAGCAGTTGCAGGGCTGTTATTAACAATTATTTGTCGTACTATTGCTACAGTGTTTATACATTTCATGGATGCTGATGCTAAAGAAGGAAATATCGGAAAAGTTGAAATGTGGCATGTTATTGCTATTTGTATGCAAGGTGTGCGTATTGCAATTCCAGCAGCTTTAATCTTAGCAGTTGGCGCTGGCCCAATTCGTGCATTACTTGAAGCTATGCCTGTTTGGTTAACAGATGGCTTGGCAATTGGTGGTGGAATGGTTGTAGCTGTTGGTTATGCAATGGTAATCAATATGATGGCTACAAAAGAAGTATGGCCATTCTTTGCAATTGGTTTTGTATTAGCAACTGTTTCACAAATCACACTTATTGGATTAGGTGTAATTGGTACAGCTTTGGCTCTTCTTTACTTATCGCTTAGTAAAAAAGGCGGCTCAGGTACTGGCGGTGGATCAAATACTGGTGATCCATTAGGCGATATTATCGATAATTATTAG
- a CDS encoding mannose/fructose/sorbose PTS transporter subunit IIA, giving the protein MVGIILASHGDFAKGILQASTMIFGEQKNLQAVTLAPSEGPDDIKAKMNNAIASFDNQDEVLFLVDLWGGTPFNQASSLFEKHKDKWAIVAGMNLPMVIEAYTLRSSIESAQEIASKILGTAKEGVKVKPEELEPKDTSKSSKASAVKSNMGASGSFEYVLARIDSRLLHGQVSTSWSKEVNPTRIIVVSDAVARDELRRKLIQQAAPPGVKAHVVPINQMIKLAKDNKHFGGQRAMLLFENPEDLLKAVEGGVPLKTINVGSMAHSAGKVQPNKVLSFNQEDVDSFNKLKQYGINFDVRKVPGDSKGNMDEILKKAQEGLNNQK; this is encoded by the coding sequence ATGGTAGGAATTATTCTTGCTAGTCATGGAGATTTTGCAAAAGGCATCTTACAAGCCAGTACAATGATTTTTGGAGAGCAAAAAAACTTGCAAGCTGTTACGTTAGCGCCTAGCGAAGGTCCTGATGACATTAAAGCAAAAATGAATAACGCAATTGCATCCTTTGACAACCAAGATGAGGTTTTATTCTTAGTTGATCTTTGGGGCGGTACACCATTCAATCAGGCAAGTAGTCTATTTGAAAAACACAAAGATAAATGGGCAATCGTAGCTGGTATGAATCTGCCAATGGTGATTGAGGCTTATACTTTACGTTCTTCAATAGAATCAGCACAGGAGATTGCATCTAAAATTTTAGGAACTGCTAAAGAAGGAGTTAAAGTTAAACCTGAAGAATTAGAACCAAAAGATACTTCTAAATCTTCAAAGGCTTCAGCTGTGAAGTCTAATATGGGTGCATCTGGATCATTCGAATATGTTTTAGCTCGTATTGACTCTCGTTTACTTCACGGGCAAGTATCAACTTCCTGGTCAAAAGAAGTGAATCCTACAAGAATTATTGTTGTGTCAGATGCAGTAGCCAGAGATGAGCTTCGTAGGAAATTGATTCAACAGGCTGCTCCTCCAGGTGTTAAGGCTCATGTTGTTCCAATTAATCAAATGATTAAACTTGCAAAAGACAATAAACATTTTGGCGGACAGCGTGCAATGCTTCTTTTTGAGAATCCAGAAGATTTGCTTAAAGCTGTAGAAGGCGGAGTACCATTAAAGACAATCAATGTTGGTTCTATGGCTCACTCTGCAGGTAAGGTTCAGCCAAATAAAGTGCTTTCTTTCAATCAGGAAGATGTTGATAGTTTCAATAAGCTTAAACAATATGGAATTAATTTTGACGTTCGTAAGGTTCCAGGTGATTCAAAAGGAAATATGGACGAAATCCTTAAAAAGGCACAAGAGGGATTAAATAATCAAAAATAA
- a CDS encoding chloride channel protein, with translation MDYNIIISITFTKVVSTIKSIVKNIVFFGFVMGTAVGIFCWSFMFLINISSNFLWHELPQIIKVSNFSITIILCILGGVIIGLGQKYLGPYPKEMEEVLHEYKVTKTIDYKPLPEYIVCAFLPLIFGGSIGPEAGLFGMIAMFSTFLSVKIKNSNTELKEEFIETSTSAVLTAIFQVPIFSTFSINKDTIHKAQLISRKLLNYITYSCTVLSSFFIIKFLNNLTHKESFIFKLNQSHISSKDLLAFIPIIILSILIGLSFNYIGHLIKFICNKTKLSLNPFLAAIIGGFIIALLGAYFPVILFSGEHALRGLVNNYSGMGVSYLLFIAFLKILATKISINLRWVGGQIFPTIFASFCIAFAISGILNIDPTYLVAVASTGIITVVLKKPVIAVVLICFFLPMTYWIFAVISSLLINFVINKFSKKSDALRELE, from the coding sequence ATGGACTATAATATCATTATAAGTATAACTTTCACGAAGGTGGTGTCTACTATTAAATCTATTGTAAAAAATATTGTATTTTTCGGCTTTGTAATGGGTACGGCAGTTGGTATTTTTTGTTGGTCATTTATGTTTCTCATAAATATATCAAGTAATTTTCTATGGCATGAGCTGCCTCAGATTATAAAAGTAAGCAATTTCTCCATTACTATAATTTTATGTATACTGGGTGGAGTAATAATAGGTCTTGGTCAGAAGTATTTAGGTCCATATCCAAAAGAAATGGAAGAAGTACTTCATGAATACAAGGTTACAAAAACTATAGACTATAAACCTCTGCCTGAATATATTGTGTGTGCTTTTTTACCCTTGATTTTTGGAGGCAGTATAGGCCCGGAAGCTGGTCTTTTTGGGATGATAGCTATGTTTTCAACTTTTTTAAGCGTGAAAATTAAAAATTCAAATACTGAATTAAAAGAGGAATTTATAGAAACTTCTACCAGCGCTGTACTTACTGCTATTTTCCAGGTGCCTATTTTCAGTACATTTTCTATTAATAAAGATACAATTCATAAAGCACAGCTTATTTCCAGAAAACTATTAAATTATATTACATATAGCTGTACAGTATTGTCTTCTTTTTTTATAATAAAATTTTTAAATAATTTAACACATAAAGAAAGCTTTATTTTTAAATTAAATCAAAGTCATATTTCCAGTAAAGATCTTTTGGCCTTTATACCTATTATAATTCTTTCAATACTCATAGGTTTATCCTTTAACTACATAGGTCATTTAATAAAATTTATTTGTAATAAAACTAAATTGAGCTTAAATCCATTCCTTGCTGCAATAATTGGAGGATTTATTATAGCACTATTAGGAGCATATTTCCCTGTAATACTTTTTTCAGGTGAACATGCCTTAAGAGGACTTGTTAATAATTATTCGGGAATGGGAGTTTCTTATCTTTTGTTTATTGCTTTTTTAAAGATATTAGCTACTAAAATATCTATTAATTTAAGATGGGTGGGGGGCCAGATATTTCCTACAATATTTGCTTCCTTTTGTATTGCATTTGCCATTAGCGGCATATTAAATATCGATCCCACTTATCTTGTAGCTGTTGCTTCAACTGGAATAATAACAGTAGTGCTAAAGAAGCCTGTTATAGCTGTAGTTTTAATATGTTTCTTCCTGCCTATGACATACTGGATTTTTGCTGTAATATCATCCCTTTTAATAAACTTTGTAATTAATAAATTTAGCAAAAAGTCAGATGCCTTACGAGAACTAGAATAA
- a CDS encoding Ger(x)C family spore germination protein: MKKNYRFLIIFIVIAFITAFKAGKEKVPIEEVDMAIGTGVDLENNNEYSLPICVYLFRANSIESDVKVGKSLSIGDTRENRQLKNDKPFVLGGERVHIYSEDFCRSGVRNDMDILFNNPQVVGTPYCLVCKGKSEDIFKTKVKGYDSPVDFIEGLAKNLINNIFFEDNYKLIDMFAKIDSEGRNVSLPYIEIKDDRIQVTGEALFKSDKMVAKINVDEAKWMNILLQGDSRGILTIQNTPKKYVNMEAHAKTKTKCLKEEGKYKFIINVDITADRIADEIYKDTALFSKPDTQKKLEGDLSSLVKKNCYDFIKKMQNDYKVDCLELGRVAAAKYGRDTGQDWNDVVSKSDIKVNVKVHLDKLGRGGY, encoded by the coding sequence ATGAAAAAAAATTATAGGTTTTTAATAATATTTATTGTAATAGCATTTATAACAGCTTTTAAAGCAGGTAAGGAAAAAGTTCCAATTGAAGAAGTTGATATGGCTATTGGAACAGGTGTTGATTTAGAAAATAATAATGAATACAGTCTGCCAATATGTGTCTATTTGTTTAGGGCAAATTCTATTGAAAGTGATGTGAAAGTAGGTAAGTCATTAAGTATTGGAGATACAAGGGAGAATAGACAGCTTAAAAACGATAAGCCCTTTGTTCTTGGCGGTGAAAGGGTACATATTTATTCGGAAGATTTTTGCAGATCTGGTGTAAGGAATGATATGGATATATTATTTAATAATCCCCAGGTAGTTGGTACACCATATTGCCTTGTGTGTAAAGGAAAATCAGAGGATATTTTTAAAACTAAAGTTAAGGGATATGACAGTCCAGTGGATTTTATAGAAGGACTAGCTAAAAATTTAATTAATAATATTTTTTTCGAGGACAATTATAAGCTTATTGACATGTTTGCAAAAATAGATTCAGAAGGAAGAAATGTAAGTCTTCCATATATAGAAATAAAAGATGATAGAATACAAGTAACTGGGGAAGCATTATTTAAGTCCGATAAAATGGTGGCTAAAATAAACGTGGATGAAGCTAAATGGATGAATATTTTACTTCAGGGAGACTCCCGTGGTATACTTACAATTCAAAACACCCCTAAAAAATATGTTAATATGGAAGCACATGCCAAAACCAAAACTAAGTGTTTAAAGGAAGAAGGAAAATATAAATTTATAATAAATGTAGATATAACAGCTGACAGGATAGCAGATGAAATTTATAAGGATACTGCCTTGTTTTCAAAACCTGATACACAAAAAAAGTTAGAAGGTGATTTAAGTTCTTTAGTAAAGAAAAATTGCTATGATTTTATAAAAAAAATGCAAAATGATTATAAAGTAGACTGCCTGGAACTAGGAAGGGTTGCAGCAGCAAAGTATGGCAGGGACACCGGACAGGATTGGAATGACGTGGTTTCCAAATCTGATATAAAAGTTAATGTAAAGGTTCATTTAGATAAATTAGGAAGAGGAGGCTATTAA
- a CDS encoding glutaredoxin domain-containing protein, with the protein MNVTVYTTPTUPWCHKVKDYLKLQNIAFSEKDVSRDRNAAMEMIHKSNQQGVPVIDIDGNIVVGFDKGSIDNLLGL; encoded by the coding sequence ATGAATGTTACTGTTTATACTACACCTACTTGACCATGGTGCCATAAGGTAAAGGATTACCTAAAATTACAAAATATAGCATTTTCAGAGAAAGATGTATCAAGAGATAGAAATGCTGCAATGGAAATGATACACAAATCAAATCAGCAGGGAGTACCTGTAATTGATATTGACGGGAACATAGTTGTTGGATTTGACAAAGGCAGTATTGATAATTTACTAGGATTATAA
- a CDS encoding GerAB/ArcD/ProY family transporter produces MDKKANNLLTNTQFAFIIVGAIAGIAMLSLPRDVVEAAKQDGWISVIIGSIYPIYIVLLAAYISKKFPNDNILAVSKKCFGNKLGSIFNFLYLIQYIIYLTSVTAAFSNIYRTFVVDFMSNIKVIAIVIAISLYIASKNIKEIGRISEIIFYVSILVVIVPVFSLEKINILNILPVFGTGAKKILKGSLKTLTAYSNAEIIFLIYPFLGDKKNVRKFGLIGVLIVTFIYTWNVFVTIFYLGPDITVKRIWPYMTPAGSVPIPILNNFIFLFMFSWCFVAFRSLALHGFAIQCISSSLYSKFSSKKFLIAIYPILLVITYYLYPNEIAARNITGIMIPIFVIYNLIYATVIAILVRFKLS; encoded by the coding sequence ATGGATAAAAAAGCGAATAATTTATTAACTAATACTCAGTTTGCTTTTATTATTGTTGGAGCCATTGCTGGAATTGCAATGTTAAGCTTACCTAGGGATGTAGTAGAAGCAGCTAAGCAGGATGGATGGATATCAGTAATTATTGGTTCAATTTACCCAATATATATTGTACTTTTAGCAGCATATATAAGCAAAAAATTCCCTAATGACAATATACTGGCTGTAAGCAAAAAGTGTTTTGGGAATAAGCTTGGATCTATATTTAATTTCCTTTATTTAATACAATATATCATTTATTTAACAAGTGTCACTGCTGCTTTTTCAAATATATATAGAACCTTTGTTGTTGATTTTATGAGCAATATAAAAGTTATAGCAATAGTAATTGCCATAAGCCTGTATATAGCCTCCAAGAATATAAAAGAGATTGGAAGAATAAGTGAAATTATTTTCTATGTTTCTATTTTAGTAGTAATCGTACCAGTATTTTCTTTAGAAAAGATAAATATTTTAAATATATTGCCTGTTTTCGGCACCGGTGCTAAAAAAATTTTAAAGGGCAGTTTGAAGACTTTAACAGCTTATAGTAATGCAGAAATTATATTCCTCATATATCCCTTTTTAGGAGATAAGAAGAATGTAAGGAAATTTGGTCTTATAGGAGTTTTAATAGTAACATTTATATATACATGGAATGTGTTTGTAACTATATTTTATTTGGGACCAGATATTACAGTAAAGCGCATCTGGCCATATATGACACCAGCTGGCAGTGTTCCCATCCCTATATTAAATAACTTTATATTTTTATTCATGTTTTCATGGTGTTTTGTAGCTTTTAGAAGTTTGGCTTTACATGGCTTTGCTATTCAATGTATTTCATCTAGTCTTTACTCAAAATTCAGCTCAAAGAAATTTTTAATAGCTATTTATCCCATATTATTGGTTATTACCTATTATTTATATCCTAATGAAATAGCGGCTAGAAATATTACTGGAATCATGATACCTATATTTGTAATTTATAATTTAATATATGCAACTGTAATTGCTATTTTGGTACGATTCAAATTATCTTAA
- a CDS encoding DUF956 family protein, which yields MIQSLNTKVDLVIDATNFTGVTAYGKVMIGDKGFEFYNSNDSRKFIQIPWEEVDYVIASVLLKGKWIPRYAIKTRKNGTYSFASKDAKKVLRTIRKYVDPSHIVRSLSFFDVIKRGFKSIFKKS from the coding sequence ATGATTCAATCACTTAATACAAAGGTAGATCTGGTAATTGATGCTACAAATTTCACAGGTGTTACAGCTTATGGAAAAGTAATGATTGGTGATAAAGGCTTTGAGTTTTATAATTCTAACGATTCCCGCAAATTTATTCAGATTCCCTGGGAAGAAGTTGATTATGTTATTGCATCCGTATTGCTGAAAGGAAAGTGGATTCCACGATATGCCATTAAAACCAGGAAAAATGGTACATATTCTTTTGCTTCTAAAGATGCAAAGAAAGTACTTCGTACTATTCGAAAATATGTTGATCCAAGTCATATAGTTCGCTCATTAAGTTTTTTTGATGTGATTAAAAGAGGGTTCAAATCAATATTTAAGAAAAGCTGA
- a CDS encoding PTS system mannose/fructose/sorbose family transporter subunit IID: MSEKIKLTKKDRMSVCWRSTFIQGSWNYERMQNGGWAFSLIPAIRKLYKTKEDRSAALQRHLEFFNTHPYLASPVIGVTLALEEDRANGAPVDDVAIQGVKVGMMGPLAGIGDPVFWFTVRPILGALGASLALSGNIMGPIIFFLAWNAIRMAFMWYTQEFGYKTGSRITDDVSGNLLQDITKGASILGMFILGSLVNRWVSVKFTPVVSSVKLSPGAYIDWSKLPSGAQGIKQALLQQQAGLSLTPDKVTTLQNNLDALIPGLAGLLLTFFCMWLLKKKVSPIAIILGLFVAGVVFHVIGLM; the protein is encoded by the coding sequence ATGTCAGAGAAAATAAAATTAACAAAAAAAGATCGTATGTCTGTTTGTTGGCGTTCAACTTTCATTCAAGGTTCATGGAACTATGAAAGAATGCAAAACGGTGGCTGGGCATTCTCATTGATTCCAGCAATCAGAAAATTATATAAAACTAAAGAAGATAGATCAGCTGCATTGCAGCGTCACTTAGAGTTCTTTAACACTCACCCATATTTAGCTTCACCAGTTATTGGTGTAACATTAGCCTTAGAAGAAGACCGTGCAAATGGTGCACCAGTAGATGATGTAGCCATTCAAGGTGTTAAAGTTGGTATGATGGGGCCTTTAGCTGGTATCGGAGATCCAGTTTTCTGGTTTACTGTAAGGCCAATTCTGGGAGCATTAGGTGCTTCTCTTGCTTTAAGTGGTAACATTATGGGACCAATCATATTCTTCCTTGCCTGGAATGCTATTCGTATGGCATTTATGTGGTACACACAAGAGTTTGGTTACAAAACAGGATCTCGTATTACCGATGATGTATCAGGTAATTTACTGCAGGATATTACAAAAGGTGCTTCCATCCTTGGTATGTTTATTTTAGGATCATTAGTTAACAGATGGGTATCTGTTAAATTTACACCTGTAGTATCATCCGTTAAGTTAAGTCCTGGTGCTTACATTGATTGGAGCAAACTTCCATCTGGAGCACAGGGTATCAAACAAGCTCTATTACAGCAGCAAGCTGGTTTGTCATTAACTCCTGACAAAGTTACAACACTGCAAAATAACTTAGATGCATTGATTCCTGGACTTGCAGGATTATTATTGACATTCTTCTGTATGTGGCTGCTTAAGAAGAAGGTATCTCCAATTGCCATTATTCTTGGCCTGTTCGTAGCAGGTGTTGTTTTCCACGTAATTGGTTTAATGTAG
- a CDS encoding spore germination protein: MGNAQNIVVKNIIIGNEAPLEAAILYVNALANKDIIDRDILTPLMLYVREDLHNKMDLSSYVCKKYIAMSNTVVEKDINKVMDAAKRGRTIVFLDNEEDYIIADTIDGIYRGVEEPQNESVIRGSKEGFTENIETNISMIRRRVKDENLKVDIFTVGRRSQTDLAVIYIGDIADKDIVNNIEKKIKNIDVDMIPAGNYIQQFIEEKAYTVFPQMYTTERPDVVEAKIMEGRIAIIIENTPIVITAPTVIEEFFQTMDDYAQRTTVATFYRVLRLTAIFITITLPSIYLTFLRFNPELIPIKLYVPIVQSRIGIALSPFLEILSMELIIEFLREGGLRLPSKIAQTMSVVGGIIIGDTAVKSKIVSPSTVLVIGITVVASFLIPNHDMLEIRILRFPMLVLANLMGILGIGIGWLIILVELCSTDSFGVPYLQFKKGDMKDIFVRAPLFEMNNRPEAIPNDNPVRQTDFREKSRRK; this comes from the coding sequence ATGGGAAATGCTCAGAATATTGTAGTAAAGAATATTATTATAGGAAATGAGGCACCGCTGGAAGCAGCTATATTATATGTTAACGCTTTAGCAAATAAAGATATTATAGATAGAGATATATTAACTCCTCTTATGCTTTACGTGAGGGAAGACTTACATAATAAGATGGATTTAAGCAGTTACGTCTGCAAAAAGTATATAGCTATGAGCAATACTGTAGTTGAAAAAGATATAAATAAGGTAATGGATGCAGCTAAAAGAGGCAGAACCATAGTATTTTTAGATAATGAAGAAGATTATATAATAGCTGATACTATAGATGGAATATATCGAGGTGTAGAAGAACCGCAAAATGAAAGCGTTATAAGGGGAAGTAAGGAAGGTTTTACTGAAAATATAGAAACTAATATAAGTATGATAAGAAGAAGAGTAAAGGATGAAAACCTGAAGGTAGACATTTTTACTGTAGGCAGAAGATCTCAAACGGATTTAGCAGTAATTTACATAGGTGATATAGCAGATAAAGATATAGTAAACAATATAGAAAAAAAAATAAAAAATATAGATGTGGATATGATTCCAGCTGGTAATTACATACAGCAGTTTATAGAAGAAAAAGCATATACTGTGTTCCCTCAGATGTATACTACTGAAAGACCAGATGTTGTTGAAGCTAAAATAATGGAAGGAAGAATAGCAATTATTATAGAAAACACCCCTATTGTAATTACAGCACCAACTGTTATAGAGGAATTTTTTCAGACCATGGACGATTATGCTCAAAGGACTACAGTTGCCACTTTTTATAGGGTACTTCGCTTAACAGCTATATTTATTACAATAACACTGCCATCAATATATTTAACTTTTCTAAGATTTAATCCGGAGCTTATACCTATAAAGCTATATGTGCCAATAGTTCAATCCAGAATAGGTATAGCTTTAAGTCCTTTTCTTGAAATACTTTCTATGGAATTAATAATAGAATTTCTTAGGGAAGGCGGTCTTAGATTACCCAGCAAAATAGCACAGACAATGAGTGTTGTGGGGGGTATTATTATTGGAGATACAGCAGTTAAATCAAAAATAGTAAGTCCATCTACAGTCCTTGTAATTGGAATTACTGTAGTAGCCAGTTTTTTAATACCTAATCATGATATGTTAGAAATTAGAATATTAAGGTTTCCTATGCTGGTTTTGGCCAATTTAATGGGTATACTGGGCATAGGCATTGGGTGGCTTATTATTTTAGTGGAATTATGCTCTACAGATAGCTTTGGAGTACCATATCTTCAATTTAAAAAGGGTGATATGAAGGATATATTTGTTCGTGCACCTTTGTTCGAAATGAATAACAGACCTGAAGCTATTCCAAATGATAATCCTGTGAGACAGACAGATTTCAGGGAAAAGTCTAGGAGAAAATAA